The proteins below come from a single Brachyspira hampsonii genomic window:
- a CDS encoding tia invasion determinant has product MKFLIKKFLIICISTACLTNMLMSMDIGAYLSPKFIFNIGDSGIQNKENKKNTMNMYIGGGAAIGYNFDILHKYSTVRAEFEYLYRNPIPGNAYSNNIQSIQTHTFLFGMYYDINFLYVNYNNEDSVRSKLNNGKRPVMSVYLGMLFGGAFNSYILSSTFDYNGIFKTSTYYNKFEFMFGFGGGLAFHITPLISLDLGYRILLNINAKYSHDIVTSLRFNF; this is encoded by the coding sequence ATGAAGTTTTTAATAAAAAAATTTTTGATTATATGTATATCGACTGCATGCCTTACTAATATGCTTATGTCTATGGATATAGGAGCTTATTTATCACCTAAATTTATATTTAATATTGGAGATTCTGGAATACAAAACAAAGAAAATAAAAAAAATACTATGAATATGTATATAGGAGGCGGTGCTGCCATAGGATATAATTTTGATATACTGCATAAATACTCTACTGTAAGGGCAGAATTTGAATATCTTTATAGAAATCCAATACCAGGAAATGCATATTCTAATAATATACAATCCATACAAACACATACTTTTTTATTTGGCATGTATTATGATATTAATTTCTTATATGTAAACTATAACAATGAAGACTCTGTCAGAAGCAAATTAAATAATGGTAAAAGACCTGTTATGTCTGTTTATTTAGGCATGTTATTTGGAGGAGCTTTCAACTCATATATTCTGTCTTCAACTTTTGATTATAATGGCATTTTCAAGACAAGTACATATTACAATAAATTTGAATTTATGTTTGGATTTGGAGGAGGATTAGCATTTCATATAACTCCATTAATTAGTTTAGATTTAGGCTATAGAATACTACTTAATATAAATGCTAAATACAGTCATGATATTGTAACATCTTTAAGGTTTAATTTTTAG
- a CDS encoding YkvA family protein, whose protein sequence is MGIREKSKELWDKISLETTFEKLTSIIDKTKDILNLSSSRHLSKFLDKIQLMVDMIGDYVNGNYKDVPWKSLSAIAGALIYLILPLDVLPDLFPIIGLLDDAFIIGLCIKCFSTDLQKYKVWKYSESDAEEAEYEVVNEETEETENDE, encoded by the coding sequence ATGGGAATAAGAGAAAAATCAAAAGAATTATGGGATAAAATTTCTTTAGAAACTACATTTGAAAAGTTGACATCTATTATTGATAAAACAAAAGATATACTGAATCTTTCATCATCAAGACATCTTTCTAAGTTTTTAGATAAAATACAATTAATGGTTGATATGATAGGGGATTATGTTAATGGTAACTATAAAGATGTTCCTTGGAAAAGTTTATCTGCTATAGCTGGAGCATTAATATATTTAATACTTCCTTTAGATGTTCTTCCTGATTTATTTCCAATTATAGGATTATTAGATGATGCATTTATAATAGGATTATGTATAAAATGTTTTTCTACTGATTTGCAAAAATATAAAGTTTGGAAATACAGCGAATCAGATGCTGAAGAAGCTGAATATGAAGTAGTGAATGAAGAAACAGAAGAAACTGAAAATGATGAATAA
- the recG gene encoding ATP-dependent DNA helicase RecG: MLNNDYSKDIFTKSIKYSKGVGPKYAEILAKKGIITLYDLIAFFPRTYDDRRKTLKLHEALENKEKTSVVYVEVIDISSFTFQYRNKPLVIVTDGTAICEVPIYGGRLPAGVTKGAKLYLTGKFVRGNRGKLQCRMTEFEKPSSNALSYGKIVPIYPLTEGLSQKKLRTLIVDELEVFEKNMKYDIPSVIKKKYRLKSFVPSIMEMHFPTSFEALDEARESLIFEEFLTFQYIHLSERRPNILIKDERYNSSNLLEKVKSSLSFELTEDQLNTVNEIKNDLFSKKQMFRLLQGDVGAGKTIVAFLTSLIPAESGFQTAFLAPTEILALQHYNTFKKIIKSAGLEDIIKIDILTSSVSQSERGYLLKRLREGKSSILVGTHSIIYDEVIFKNLSYAIVDEQQRFGVAQRNKLLSKGKNVDYLLMTATPIPQSLALTLFGELDLSIIKTLPSSRKGVLTKYKELYERDHCYKFLKNRISKGEQGYVVFPLIENNDSSFITLSSEFQRAKETYFSDTQIEIIHGKMKDEEKEYIMNRFASGDIKVLFSTTVIEVGIDNPNATTILIEGAERFGLSQLHQLRGRVGRGDKLGYCYLILHSELNDIIKERINIICETTDGFKISEKDLELRGAGEFLGDKQSGLPDFKLGNIIKDKEIMRKAKDEMRSLLKDESSKEIFYKENEAFILKANYLKSRIVKDE, encoded by the coding sequence TTGTTAAATAACGATTATAGTAAAGATATATTTACTAAGAGTATAAAATATTCAAAAGGTGTAGGTCCAAAATACGCAGAAATACTAGCTAAAAAGGGTATAATAACACTATACGATTTAATAGCTTTTTTCCCTAGAACTTATGATGACAGAAGAAAAACATTAAAACTTCATGAAGCATTAGAAAATAAAGAAAAAACAAGTGTTGTATATGTAGAAGTTATAGATATTTCTAGTTTTACTTTTCAATATAGGAATAAACCTTTAGTTATAGTTACTGATGGAACTGCAATATGCGAAGTACCTATTTATGGCGGAAGACTTCCTGCTGGAGTTACAAAAGGAGCTAAACTATATTTAACAGGAAAGTTTGTAAGGGGAAACAGAGGAAAACTTCAATGCAGAATGACAGAGTTTGAAAAGCCTTCTTCAAATGCATTATCATACGGAAAGATAGTTCCAATATATCCTCTTACTGAGGGGCTTTCTCAGAAAAAATTGAGAACTTTAATTGTAGATGAGCTTGAAGTATTTGAAAAGAATATGAAATATGATATACCTAGTGTTATTAAAAAAAAATATAGGCTTAAAAGTTTTGTTCCCTCTATTATGGAGATGCATTTTCCTACTTCGTTTGAAGCACTTGATGAAGCTAGAGAGAGCTTAATTTTTGAGGAGTTTTTAACTTTTCAGTATATACATTTAAGTGAGAGAAGACCTAATATTTTAATAAAAGATGAAAGATACAATTCTTCAAATCTGCTTGAAAAAGTAAAATCTTCTCTTTCTTTTGAACTTACCGAAGATCAATTAAATACTGTAAACGAAATAAAAAACGATTTATTTTCAAAAAAGCAAATGTTCAGACTTCTTCAGGGAGATGTTGGAGCTGGTAAAACAATAGTAGCTTTTTTAACTTCATTAATACCTGCAGAATCTGGATTTCAAACAGCATTTTTAGCACCTACAGAAATACTAGCTTTGCAGCATTATAATACATTCAAAAAAATCATTAAATCAGCTGGGCTAGAAGATATTATAAAAATAGACATACTCACATCTTCTGTAAGTCAAAGTGAAAGAGGATATTTACTAAAAAGGCTTAGAGAAGGTAAAAGCAGTATATTAGTAGGTACGCATTCTATTATATATGATGAAGTAATATTTAAAAATCTTTCTTATGCAATAGTAGATGAACAGCAGAGATTCGGCGTTGCTCAAAGAAACAAATTATTATCAAAAGGAAAAAATGTTGATTATCTTCTTATGACGGCAACTCCAATTCCTCAGTCATTAGCATTAACATTATTTGGAGAATTGGATTTATCAATTATAAAAACTCTTCCTAGCTCAAGAAAAGGAGTTCTTACAAAATATAAAGAGCTTTATGAAAGAGATCATTGCTATAAATTCTTAAAAAACAGAATATCAAAAGGAGAACAGGGATATGTTGTTTTTCCACTGATAGAAAATAATGATTCTAGTTTTATTACTCTTTCAAGTGAGTTTCAAAGAGCTAAAGAAACATACTTCTCAGACACTCAAATAGAAATAATACATGGTAAAATGAAAGATGAAGAGAAAGAATATATAATGAATAGATTTGCAAGCGGAGATATAAAAGTACTATTTTCAACTACTGTAATAGAAGTAGGAATTGATAATCCTAATGCAACTACTATATTAATTGAAGGAGCAGAGCGTTTTGGTTTATCACAGCTTCATCAGCTTAGGGGTAGGGTAGGCAGAGGAGACAAATTAGGTTACTGCTATCTTATACTTCACAGCGAACTTAATGACATTATAAAAGAAAGAATTAACATAATATGTGAAACTACCGACGGATTTAAAATATCAGAAAAAGATTTGGAATTAAGAGGAGCTGGAGAGTTTTTAGGAGATAAGCAAAGCGGACTTCCAGACTTCAAACTTGGAAACATAATAAAAGATAAAGAGATAATGCGTAAGGCTAAAGATGAAATGCGTTCTTTACTTAAAGATGAAAGCTCAAAAGAAATTTTTTATAAAGAGAATGAGGCGTTTATATTAAAGGCTAATTACCTAAAATCAAGAATAGTAAAAGATGAATAA
- a CDS encoding leucine-rich repeat protein gives MKKLIIILISLAVSSCNYKLISPYCMCNLNNKVNVSLSSVGANSTEEEIKSALENNKNETGKNIIVITGHIGNNSSIFDNIKGAIKDETDVILDLSGASLETSYTFTLEGASALTTVLLPPIQQITANFFKDCTALVNIQIPSSIIKINDTSFENCTSLKNVEYLGTSPNALTTSAFASIKPTDLYLPNVKTDPQDGRWNNFLGAAWTTIHYAASMPQ, from the coding sequence GTGAAGAAGCTAATAATAATACTTATATCTTTAGCAGTGTCTTCATGCAATTATAAATTAATTTCTCCATACTGCATGTGTAATTTAAATAATAAAGTAAATGTAAGTTTATCTAGTGTTGGAGCTAATTCTACTGAAGAAGAAATAAAATCTGCTCTTGAAAATAATAAAAATGAAACAGGAAAAAATATAATAGTAATTACAGGACATATAGGTAATAATTCATCAATTTTTGATAATATAAAAGGAGCTATTAAAGATGAAACTGATGTAATATTAGATTTATCAGGAGCATCTTTAGAAACTTCTTACACTTTCACATTGGAAGGAGCTTCAGCATTAACGACTGTACTGCTTCCGCCTATTCAGCAAATAACTGCGAACTTTTTTAAAGACTGCACCGCTTTGGTTAATATTCAAATACCAAGCAGTATAATAAAAATAAATGATACTAGCTTTGAAAATTGTACTTCTCTTAAAAATGTTGAATATTTAGGAACTTCTCCAAATGCTCTGACAACTTCAGCTTTTGCTTCTATTAAACCTACAGACTTATATCTTCCAAATGTTAAAACAGATCCTCAAGACGGAAGATGGAATAATTTTTTAGGTGCAGCTTGGACTACAATACATTATGCTGCTTCTATGCCGCAATAA
- a CDS encoding 5-formyltetrahydrofolate cyclo-ligase — protein MKISPNEDNIKEEKKLIRESFKLIRNNLDSNFIKDKSSIISKKFRNIVNINKFNSICVYVDFNNEVPTDEIIKYALKNNIKVSVPFLIDNHNMKLKYINDYDKDINRNTKFGCGEPFEYCKDCNIDEISMFIIPALVFDEKCNRLGFGRGYYDNILRINKSALRIGLAYDYQILPSIPKDDNDEILDIIISESKVITATF, from the coding sequence ATGAAAATTTCTCCTAATGAAGACAATATTAAAGAAGAAAAAAAATTAATAAGAGAATCCTTTAAACTCATCAGAAATAACTTAGATTCTAATTTTATTAAGGATAAAAGTTCTATAATCTCTAAAAAATTTAGAAATATAGTAAATATTAATAAATTCAATTCTATATGTGTATATGTGGACTTTAATAATGAAGTACCAACTGATGAAATAATCAAATATGCTCTAAAAAATAATATTAAAGTATCTGTACCATTTCTCATAGATAATCATAATATGAAATTAAAATATATAAATGATTATGATAAAGATATCAACAGAAATACTAAATTCGGATGCGGAGAACCTTTTGAATATTGTAAAGATTGCAATATAGATGAAATATCTATGTTTATTATTCCTGCTTTGGTTTTTGATGAAAAATGTAATAGATTGGGATTTGGAAGAGGATATTACGACAATATATTAAGAATTAATAAAAGCGCCTTAAGGATAGGCTTAGCTTATGATTATCAGATACTTCCATCAATACCAAAAGATGATAATGATGAAATATTAGATATTATTATCAGTGAAAGTAAAGTAATAACCGCAACCTTTTAA
- a CDS encoding chemotaxis protein CheW — MAEQTEQQPIESSENRVDLEDSTNLVTFRLGSGEYAIDIMQAKEIIKMEKITLIPNAPDFVEGVINLRGNIIPIIDLKKRFNLEETEGDKNTGIIIVKIEDVDMGIIIDSISKVVSISNSDIQPPPPMLSGIGQKYIKGVGKLEDKLLVVLDLEKLFATDDDDDEAPIADN; from the coding sequence ATGGCAGAGCAGACAGAGCAACAACCTATTGAAAGTAGTGAAAATAGAGTTGACCTCGAAGATAGTACCAACCTTGTTACTTTTAGATTAGGCAGCGGTGAGTATGCTATAGATATCATGCAGGCTAAAGAGATAATTAAAATGGAAAAGATTACACTTATTCCTAATGCCCCAGATTTTGTAGAAGGTGTAATAAATTTAAGAGGTAATATTATACCTATAATTGACTTAAAAAAGAGATTCAATTTAGAAGAAACCGAAGGCGATAAAAATACAGGTATTATCATAGTAAAAATAGAAGATGTTGATATGGGCATAATTATCGACTCTATTTCTAAGGTAGTATCCATTTCAAATTCTGATATTCAGCCTCCTCCTCCAATGCTTTCAGGTATAGGTCAGAAATATATTAAGGGCGTAGGTAAATTAGAAGATAAATTATTAGTTGTTTTAGACTTAGAGAAATTGTTTGCAACTGATGATGATGATGATGAAGCACCTATTGCTGATAATTAA
- a CDS encoding invasin has protein sequence MKRHYIIVFMLVFLFYGTQELFSMIPTGLYITPKLIFSHDGNYYYDKGNGEKGYFNYLGGGFSLGYSIPSINKSSPVRFEFEYLGRRIISMSDDISLHTLLGSVYFDINFFLIKEKLTDESYKQTLLDKYPPFTIYLGLSIGGKIKDCECSQNTDNTANNIKMRSAESTLVFGINGGFAFNVLTYMSIDLGYRYLIDTKANGYHEVLLGLRFKVPKI, from the coding sequence ATGAAAAGACATTATATAATAGTATTTATGCTTGTATTTTTATTTTATGGAACTCAAGAACTATTTTCTATGATACCTACAGGTTTATATATAACGCCTAAATTAATATTCTCACATGATGGAAATTATTATTATGATAAAGGAAATGGAGAAAAGGGGTATTTTAATTATTTAGGAGGCGGATTTTCATTAGGATACAGCATACCTAGTATTAATAAATCATCTCCCGTAAGATTTGAATTTGAATATTTAGGAAGAAGAATAATAAGTATGTCTGATGATATATCTTTGCATACACTTTTAGGTTCTGTATATTTTGATATTAACTTTTTCCTTATAAAAGAAAAATTAACTGATGAAAGTTATAAGCAAACATTGCTTGATAAATATCCACCTTTTACTATTTATTTGGGTTTATCTATAGGAGGAAAAATAAAAGATTGTGAATGTAGTCAAAATACCGACAATACTGCAAATAATATAAAAATGAGAAGTGCAGAAAGTACATTAGTTTTCGGAATCAATGGAGGATTTGCTTTTAATGTACTTACATATATGTCCATTGATTTAGGATATAGGTATTTAATAGATACAAAGGCCAATGGATATCATGAGGTATTATTAGGATTAAGATTTAAAGTTCCTAAAATATAA
- a CDS encoding PilZ domain-containing protein, translating to MDKEQVKGVIIENNPSILTKYKNAFNNIFDISTFNDINSSLGYIIENNLSIYFYIVRYNESEKDAISLFVDKVKKINPQIKLVMTDVSDGFDETAYPYALIFHRNTDVSVIVQSIQNEVSKILEDGNTKRRQYSRVNWPLNVVIAYKDKIRGTIDRNILSISGNGAYISSDTNIPDKGDMLGLTISFKDFKLFTEAKVVWINNDNQKPDLPKGFAVQFIDIGMASQKIIDQIIRDKLLQELLVELNDENFS from the coding sequence ATGGATAAAGAACAAGTAAAAGGTGTAATCATAGAAAATAATCCTTCTATTTTAACTAAATATAAAAATGCTTTTAATAATATATTTGATATAAGCACTTTCAATGATATTAATTCCTCTTTAGGATATATTATAGAAAATAATTTAAGTATATATTTTTATATTGTAAGATACAATGAAAGTGAAAAAGATGCTATAAGTTTATTTGTAGATAAGGTAAAAAAAATTAATCCTCAAATAAAATTGGTTATGACTGATGTTTCAGATGGTTTTGATGAAACCGCATATCCTTATGCTTTAATATTCCATAGAAATACAGATGTAAGTGTAATAGTACAATCCATACAAAATGAAGTTTCAAAGATATTAGAAGATGGAAATACAAAAAGAAGACAGTATTCAAGAGTTAATTGGCCTTTAAATGTTGTAATAGCATATAAAGATAAGATTAGAGGAACTATAGATAGAAATATACTTTCTATAAGCGGTAATGGTGCTTATATATCATCTGATACTAATATTCCTGATAAGGGTGATATGCTTGGACTTACTATATCTTTTAAAGATTTCAAATTATTCACTGAAGCTAAAGTAGTTTGGATTAATAATGATAATCAAAAACCTGACTTACCTAAAGGTTTTGCTGTGCAGTTTATTGATATAGGTATGGCATCTCAAAAAATTATTGATCAAATTATTAGAGATAAATTATTACAGGAATTATTAGTAGAATTAAATGATGAAAATTTCTCCTAA
- a CDS encoding leucine-rich repeat domain-containing protein: MFNYIKYLLFVSLLFISCSNGTTSPSNSNDQISSPENIPEHIIKNYFIKADESESNIESKMQEYFNEYDYYSIFLEDTKENIEKNNTISKINTIISKDTYTKDGVYLDLSKTSITEITANSFKGNKNLYGIKLPETITSIEENAFNDCSSLKMINFPVSITSIEKSAFQFCIKLETVNLSQTKILEIKANSFYNCSSLKNVTLPESILAIQPNAFSSCSSLEEINFPSNLQGIATYAFAECRALKKVILNEKITKILAMVFYNCSSLEKISFPKSMSSIGQYAFSGCIALKEIEYLGSTPSSVKADATAFSEYYGMAKAATPDNLYLPNVTTDPNDGSWNNFLNYDWSTKTINYGQSITK, translated from the coding sequence ATGTTTAATTATATAAAATATTTATTATTTGTATCATTGCTATTTATATCATGCAGCAATGGTACAACATCGCCTTCAAATTCAAATGATCAAATATCTTCACCTGAAAATATACCTGAACATATTATAAAAAATTATTTCATTAAAGCTGATGAATCTGAAAGCAATATAGAATCCAAAATGCAGGAATATTTTAATGAATATGATTATTACTCTATATTTTTAGAAGATACAAAAGAAAACATTGAGAAAAACAATACAATATCAAAAATAAATACTATAATATCAAAAGATACATATACTAAAGATGGAGTTTATCTTGATTTAAGTAAAACTTCAATAACTGAAATAACAGCTAATTCTTTTAAAGGAAATAAAAATTTATATGGCATCAAGTTGCCGGAAACTATAACATCAATCGAAGAAAATGCATTTAATGACTGTTCAAGTTTAAAAATGATTAATTTCCCAGTTTCTATAACATCAATAGAAAAATCAGCATTTCAATTTTGTATAAAATTAGAAACTGTAAATTTAAGCCAAACAAAAATACTTGAAATAAAAGCTAATTCTTTTTATAACTGTTCTAGCTTGAAAAATGTTACTTTACCAGAATCAATATTAGCTATACAGCCCAATGCATTTAGTTCATGCTCTTCACTAGAAGAAATTAATTTTCCTTCTAATTTGCAAGGTATTGCTACTTATGCTTTCGCAGAATGCCGGGCTTTAAAAAAAGTAATTCTAAATGAAAAAATAACCAAAATTCTTGCTATGGTATTTTATAACTGCTCATCATTAGAAAAAATTAGTTTTCCTAAATCTATGAGTTCAATAGGACAATATGCTTTCTCAGGATGTATTGCTTTAAAAGAAATAGAATATTTAGGAAGCACTCCTTCAAGTGTTAAAGCTGATGCAACAGCATTTTCTGAATACTATGGTATGGCTAAAGCTGCAACTCCCGATAATTTATATCTTCCTAATGTAACAACTGATCCTAATGATGGAAGTTGGAATAATTTCTTAAACTATGACTGGAGTACAAAAACAATAAATTATGGTCAAAGTATAACTAAATGA
- a CDS encoding phospho-sugar mutase, producing MEQEVKARIDSWLNGPYDDETKKEIKALLDAGNEKELTDAFYRDLEFGTGGLRGIMGVGTNRMNKYTVGVATQGLANYILKQGGSDYKVAIGYDSRNNSDVFSKAAAEILSSNGIKVYLYDDIHPISLLSYAVRSLGCIAGIVVTASHNPKEYNGYKVYWTDGAQVIPPHDKNIIDEVLKVKPEEVKMGDASKITIIGKDIEDKYMNDLMSYLVNPDIIKKHHDIKIVYTPIHGSGYKMVPMALRKAGFTNLTTLEGAQPPDGNFPTVESPNPENPEALQIAVNKAKEIGAELVMGTDPDCDRMGCALLTKDGSYIYLTGNQIGSIMAYYLITNKKNIKNPYIVKTIVTTELARAIADANNVKLYDVLTGFKWIADVIERDKEGTYLFGFEESFGYCINSNVRDKDGVSSCLMLAEVLAYCKDNNITLADYLESIYEKYGYFYEETISITKKGADGAKAIADLMTYYRNNLPKEISGVQVETISDYEKKEVYDNTSKKIKDITLPKSNVLQYILADKTKITIRPSGTEPKIKFYFEVCVKESKDKRLKVAKEKVANFKKFIKE from the coding sequence ATGGAACAAGAAGTAAAAGCAAGAATAGATTCATGGCTTAACGGTCCTTATGATGATGAAACAAAAAAAGAAATTAAAGCATTATTAGATGCAGGTAATGAAAAAGAATTAACAGATGCATTTTACCGAGATTTAGAGTTTGGTACAGGCGGACTTAGAGGCATAATGGGAGTAGGCACTAACAGAATGAATAAATATACTGTTGGAGTTGCCACTCAAGGCTTAGCCAATTATATATTAAAACAAGGAGGAAGTGATTATAAAGTTGCTATAGGGTATGATTCAAGAAATAATTCTGATGTATTTTCAAAAGCTGCTGCTGAGATACTTTCTTCAAACGGAATAAAAGTTTATTTATATGATGATATTCACCCTATTTCACTTCTTTCTTATGCTGTTAGAAGTTTGGGCTGTATTGCTGGAATAGTTGTTACTGCAAGTCATAACCCTAAAGAATATAACGGATATAAAGTTTATTGGACTGACGGTGCTCAGGTTATACCTCCTCATGACAAAAACATAATAGATGAAGTATTAAAAGTTAAACCTGAAGAAGTAAAAATGGGAGATGCTTCAAAAATCACAATAATAGGCAAAGATATTGAAGATAAATACATGAATGATTTAATGTCTTATTTAGTAAATCCAGACATTATTAAAAAACATCATGATATAAAAATAGTTTATACTCCTATTCATGGTTCTGGATATAAAATGGTTCCTATGGCTTTAAGAAAGGCTGGTTTTACAAATTTAACAACATTAGAAGGTGCTCAGCCTCCTGATGGAAATTTCCCTACAGTAGAATCTCCTAACCCAGAAAATCCTGAAGCATTGCAGATAGCGGTTAATAAAGCTAAAGAGATAGGTGCCGAACTTGTTATGGGTACTGACCCAGACTGCGACAGAATGGGCTGTGCTTTGCTTACTAAAGATGGAAGCTATATTTATCTTACAGGTAATCAAATAGGATCTATAATGGCATATTACCTCATTACAAACAAAAAAAATATTAAAAATCCGTACATAGTAAAAACAATAGTAACTACTGAACTTGCAAGGGCTATTGCTGATGCTAATAATGTTAAGCTTTATGATGTGCTTACAGGTTTTAAATGGATTGCTGATGTTATAGAAAGAGATAAAGAAGGTACATATTTATTCGGATTTGAAGAGAGTTTCGGATACTGTATTAATTCAAATGTACGAGATAAAGACGGAGTTAGTTCTTGTTTGATGCTTGCTGAAGTTCTTGCTTACTGTAAAGATAATAACATTACTTTAGCTGACTATTTAGAAAGTATTTATGAAAAATACGGATATTTCTATGAAGAGACTATATCTATTACAAAAAAAGGTGCTGACGGAGCTAAAGCTATAGCTGATTTGATGACTTATTACAGAAATAATTTACCTAAAGAAATTTCAGGTGTTCAAGTAGAAACTATAAGCGACTATGAGAAAAAAGAAGTTTATGATAATACAAGTAAAAAAATAAAAGATATCACTCTTCCAAAATCTAATGTACTTCAATATATACTTGCTGATAAAACTAAAATTACTATAAGACCTTCTGGTACTGAGCCTAAGATAAAATTCTATTTTGAGGTTTGCGTAAAAGAAAGCAAAGATAAGAGACTTAAAGTTGCTAAAGAAAAAGTAGCTAATTTTAAAAAGTTTATTAAAGAATAA
- the nhaC gene encoding Na+/H+ antiporter NhaC, producing MKTKKINTFWKLFPLLFILVTVLIFTVQYGVPIEFLLTLGTLSACIIAYFAGYKWEDMENAFIKKVVDTWIGVLIFILIGIVVGSWVYSGTVPMLIYYGIKLIHPSFIPVMAFIVTSFLSVFTGTSWGSASTAGVAFIGIAQATNTPLPLVAGAVISGAYLGDKNSPISDTTVLAAMGAGTTLSNHIKTMLANTIPAAILAALVFTVLGLNAADSNVNISNLKEAQEILTSLEQIFNFNILLLVPPVFVLIASVKGVNPVITMFIGSLIAIIIGAVTQDFGLINSMKSFVTGFNISMSPTVNPDNIPDTLHFLLNRGGMISTMPSVLFLILALTYGAMLELIGTFNTLIELLIKITKGARSLIFTTWLTTFTINSALSSLQFTFLTLGSVLKTVYDKYNVNRGVLSRTMEEGGTLTEVLLPWTVTGVYMTSILGVHTLQYMPYSFFNLISIGISFIYMLTLPKFAVKINKN from the coding sequence ATGAAAACAAAAAAAATTAATACTTTTTGGAAACTATTTCCGCTGCTCTTCATACTTGTAACCGTTTTAATATTCACTGTACAATACGGCGTTCCTATAGAATTTTTGCTTACACTAGGAACTTTATCTGCATGTATAATAGCATACTTTGCAGGATATAAATGGGAGGATATGGAAAATGCCTTTATAAAGAAAGTAGTTGACACTTGGATTGGGGTATTAATATTTATACTGATAGGTATAGTAGTTGGATCTTGGGTATATTCAGGAACCGTACCTATGCTTATATACTATGGAATAAAACTAATACATCCGTCATTTATACCTGTAATGGCTTTTATTGTAACTTCATTTCTCTCTGTATTTACAGGAACTTCTTGGGGATCTGCTTCTACTGCAGGCGTTGCATTTATAGGTATTGCTCAGGCTACAAATACACCTTTGCCTTTAGTTGCTGGTGCCGTTATAAGCGGTGCTTACCTTGGAGATAAAAACTCGCCTATATCAGATACTACAGTTTTAGCTGCTATGGGGGCAGGGACTACTCTTTCTAATCATATAAAAACTATGCTCGCAAATACTATACCTGCTGCAATATTAGCCGCTTTAGTTTTTACAGTATTGGGATTGAATGCCGCAGATTCAAATGTTAATATATCAAATTTGAAAGAAGCTCAGGAGATATTAACTTCTCTAGAACAAATATTTAATTTTAATATACTTTTATTAGTGCCTCCTGTATTCGTACTTATTGCAAGTGTTAAAGGAGTTAATCCTGTAATTACTATGTTTATAGGAAGTTTAATTGCTATAATAATTGGAGCTGTAACTCAAGATTTCGGCTTAATAAACTCTATGAAATCTTTTGTAACAGGGTTTAATATATCAATGTCGCCTACAGTTAATCCTGATAACATACCAGATACTTTGCATTTTTTACTTAATAGAGGCGGTATGATAAGCACTATGCCCAGCGTATTATTTTTAATACTTGCTCTTACTTACGGAGCTATGCTTGAACTTATAGGCACTTTCAATACTCTAATAGAGCTATTGATAAAAATCACAAAAGGGGCAAGAAGTTTAATATTTACAACTTGGCTTACAACTTTTACTATAAATTCAGCATTAAGCAGTTTGCAGTTTACATTTTTAACATTGGGTTCTGTATTAAAAACTGTATATGATAAATATAATGTAAACAGAGGCGTACTCTCAAGAACTATGGAAGAAGGAGGAACACTCACAGAAGTTCTGCTTCCTTGGACTGTTACGGGAGTTTATATGACTTCTATACTTGGGGTGCATACTTTACAGTACATGCCTTACTCATTTTTTAACCTTATTAGTATAGGCATTTCTTTTATATACATGCTTACTTTGCCTAAATTTGCAGTAAAGATAAATAAGAATTGA